The Rhizophagus irregularis chromosome 2, complete sequence genome contains a region encoding:
- a CDS encoding Homospermidine synthase 1, translated as MATVGIDLGNAYSRVGVWINDDVEIIVNKWGNRTTPSYVAFTDTGILIGEPAKNQIYRNPYNTVFDIYRLIGRNYNDSNIQLNLKHWPFRVIEKNEKPYVCIKYKGEEKDFAPEEILSMILVEMKETAETFLSTQVKNIVITVPSCFNHSQRQAVKVAGLIAGLNVIRIVVGSTAASIAYGLNKITTREKCIVLIIDLGGGTCNVSLLGIRNEIYEVMAVSGNNHLGGKDFDNRLVNHFVQEFKSKFKKDLSSNERALCRLREHCERAKCILSTSTHAFIEIAYLFEDIDFYTSLTRTKFEELNQDLFQPIMKLIEKVFQDSEIDKNHVGEVVLVGGSTRIPKIQRMISEFFNYKELNKSINLDEAAVYGATVQAAILSGKFSGKLRDFLLLDATALSLGIETLGGTFMPFVKRNTIIPAKKSEIISTDFDDQPNILIRVYEGERTQTRDNNFLGKFELSGIHPAPKDVPQIEVAFAIDANGILIVSAVDKSTDRSSEITIEGRLSKEEIEHMVTETKKYHAERCKVL; from the exons atggCGACcg TCGGTATTGATTTAGGAAATGCATACTCTCGCGTCGGTGTTTGGATAAATGACGATGTCGAAATAATTGTCAACAAATGGGGTAATCGCACAACACCGTCATATGTCGCATTTACTGATACAGGAATTCTTATTGGCGAACCggcaaaaaatcaaatttatagaAATCCATATAATACTGTTTTTGACATTTATCGTCTAATCGGTCGTAATTATAATGACTCTAACATTCAACTTAATTTGAAG CATTGGCCGTTTAGAgtcattgaaaaaaatgaaaaaccaTATGTTTGTATCAAATATAAGGGCgaagaaaaagattttgcACCCGAAGAAATATTGTCCATGATATTGGTAGAAATGAAAGAAACTGCAGAAACTTTTCTTAGTACAcaagttaaaaatattgtaattacaGTACCATCTTGCTTTAATCATTCTCAACGTCAAGCTGTAAAAGTTGCTGGATTGATTGCCGGTTTGAATGTAATTCGTATCGTTGTTGGATCAACTGCAGCGTCTATTGCTTACGGGTTAAACAAGATTACTACTAGAGAAAAATGTATTGTTCTTATCATTGATTTGGGTGGTGGTACTTGTAATGTCTCTCTATTAGGTATtagaaatgaaatttatgaagTAATGGCTGTTTCTGGGAACAATCATCTTGGTGGAAAAGATTTTGACAATCGTCTTGTAAATCATTTTGTACAAGAATTCAAAAGTAAATTTAAGAAAGATCTTTCTTCTAATGAACGTGCTCTCTGTCGTCTAAGGGAGCATTGTGAACGTGCAAAGTGTATACTTTCAACATCAACACATGCTTTCATCGAAATTGCTTATCTTTTTGAAGATATCGACTTTTATACCTCTTTGACACGTACCAAATTCGAAGAATTAAATCAAGATTTGTTCCAACCGATAATGAAACTTATTGAGAAAGTGTTTCAAGATAGTGAAATCGATAAAAATCATGTTGGCGAAGTTGTTTTGGTTGGCGGCTCAACACGTATTCCCAAAATTCAAAGGATGATATCTGAGTTCTTTAATTACAAAGAATTAAACAAATCTATTAATCTTGATGAAGCAGCAGTTTATGGTGCTACCGTACAAGCTGCTATTTTATCTGGTAAATTTTCTGGAAAGCTTCGagattttcttttacttgATGCTACCGCTTTATCATTAGGTATCGAGACTCTTGGTGGTACCTTTATGCCGTTTGTGAAAAGGAATACCATTATACCTGCCAAgaaaagtgaaattatatCTACGGATTTTGATGATCAACCTAATATATTGATTAGAGTATATGAAGGTGAACGTACCCAAACAAGAGATAACAACTTTCTTGGAAAATTTGAGTTATCTGGAATTCATCCAGCACCAAAAGATGTTCCACAAATTGAAGTTGCCTTCGCTATTGATGCAAATGGAATCTTAATC gtCTCTGCTGTTGATAAATCAACTGACAGGTCAAGTGAAATAACCATCGAAGGACGATTATCAAAAGAAGAGATCGAGCATATGG TTACCGAAACCAAGAAATATCATGCTGAAAGAtgtaaagtattataa